TCCACAAGCAGCGCCGGAAGCAAAACCACCCGCTACGGTGAAAAAGACGGTGACGCCTGTGGTCAGCCCTGAGCCCGAACCCGCCCCCGACCCGACTCCCGTAGCACCTGTTGAAGTCAAGGACAATACGCCTGTACCGGTAGCCGAGACCAAGCCTGAAGTCAAGGCCGAGGAGGCCAGCGGCACGCCTGGCCAGGACAGCAGCAATACCGAGGGACCGCAAACCTATCCTGTGCGTGCGCCCCAGACCGGCACAATCAGCATGCGCATCGTGCGTACTGAACCTAACCGCAGCCCGGTTTATGGCGATGGCGAGATTAACTGGGAGTTCAAGACTGGCCGCTACAAGATGAGCATCAATGCCTCGCTGGATTTGTTACTGACCTCCATCAACCTGTACCAGATGCACAGCGAGGGCATGATTGATACGTATGGCATCACCCCTGCGACCAGTTCAGAAAAACGGCGCAACCGCAGTGAGACGGCGACTCATTTTGACCATCAGAAGAAATCTGTCAGTTTTTCTTCTTCAAATAAAACGGCAGAAATAAAAGATGGTGCCCAGGACAAGGCCAGTTTCCTCATGCAACTTGCTGGCATAGGCTATGCCGATCCCGAGAAATTTCAGCCTGGTCGTGAAATCCGGTTGCAAGTCGCTGAAGAAAGGGATGTCACCACCTTTGTCTTTATTGTGACCGCGTATGAAGAAGTCGAGACCAAGGCAGGCAAGTTCATGGCCTGGCATATAGTGCGCCCGCCCTTGCCTGGTTCTTATAATTCCAAGCTCGAAGTCTGGCTGTCACCCGACCAGCACTGGTATCCGGTGCAAATACGCAATACGGAAAGTAATGGTGCCGTGACTACCCAGACCGCGACCAAAATCATCAGCATCACCAATATGGAAAGATAATAATGCGCACCGCAAGAGCCCCGCTTTTCACCCTATTTCTTACCCTGCTGCTGGCATCGGGCCTGAACAGCCCTGTCATGGCGCAGGGACATGAGACTGCCACCAAATATGCGACGAAGCTGCCACCTTCGGTTGAGCTGCAATACAGCATCAAGGCCAAACAAAGCGGCTTGCCGCTGAGTGGTTCAGCCTCAGTCAAGTGGCAAACCGGCGACCAGAAATACAGCATCATCACAGAAACCCATGCCATGCTGGTCGGCAAAATACTCGATGCGAGCAGCGTGGGGAATATCGATGATTTTGGCCTGGCACCCGACAAGTTTGTCGAAAAACGCTTTCGCAAACCCGCCACCACGACCAGCTTTGAACGCGACAGCAAGACCCTGCGCTTTAGTGCATCTGCTGAAACCTATGTACTTAAAGGGGGAGAACAGGACAGGACCAGTGCCAGCT
This is a stretch of genomic DNA from Undibacterium sp. KW1. It encodes these proteins:
- a CDS encoding DUF3108 domain-containing protein translates to MNATAPQFDTMLLTRQNMLFLTLAVLLHLFVLYGLDRDVMPDKPRLQENPIAVQFRDIPEQTEQKTVSPAPKPGPQAAPEAKPPATVKKTVTPVVSPEPEPAPDPTPVAPVEVKDNTPVPVAETKPEVKAEEASGTPGQDSSNTEGPQTYPVRAPQTGTISMRIVRTEPNRSPVYGDGEINWEFKTGRYKMSINASLDLLLTSINLYQMHSEGMIDTYGITPATSSEKRRNRSETATHFDHQKKSVSFSSSNKTAEIKDGAQDKASFLMQLAGIGYADPEKFQPGREIRLQVAEERDVTTFVFIVTAYEEVETKAGKFMAWHIVRPPLPGSYNSKLEVWLSPDQHWYPVQIRNTESNGAVTTQTATKIISITNMER
- a CDS encoding DUF3108 domain-containing protein, producing MRTARAPLFTLFLTLLLASGLNSPVMAQGHETATKYATKLPPSVELQYSIKAKQSGLPLSGSASVKWQTGDQKYSIITETHAMLVGKILDASSVGNIDDFGLAPDKFVEKRFRKPATTTSFERDSKTLRFSASAETYVLKGGEQDRTSASWQLIAIARAAGDAFKAGTEWKMLVAGRRDADPWTFKVVGPENIKTPMGDMLAIHVNKAPPADSKDQQLDLWLAPSLEWYPVRLKFSDADGDYVDQVLEGLKK